The Phytoactinopolyspora mesophila nucleotide sequence TGGCACGGCGGCCGCCTGGAGTCCCGCGACAATGGCCTCGCGGTCGAGCTCGCGTTGCTTCGCCAGTATCCGTTCCTCCCCATTCAGGTGAGGTTTGCGGACCTGGTTGACTATCACGGCGCCGACTGGAATCTCGGTCTCCCCCAGCTCGGTGACGGTGTCGACGGCCTCCTGAACCGGCATGTCTTCGAGAAGGGTCACCACGTGCACGGCGGTTCGAGGGCTGTGCAGCAGCTTCGTGATCGACGTCGCCTGCCGGTGGACCGGCCCAACGCGCGCGAGAGACGACACCGACGCGTTGACGTCGAGAAAACGCGTGACCCGGCCGGTGGGGGGCGCATCGAGGATCACTGCGTCGTACACGTACGCACCACCGCTGGTCTGTCGCCTGGTCGACTCGTAGGTCTTGCCGGTGAGGAGGACGTCTCGCAGCCCGGGTGCGATGGTCGTGGCGAATTCGACGAATCCCACCCGGTCGAGAGCCCGCGCCGCCCGGCCCAGCTTGTAGAACAGGGTGAGGTACTCGTGCATCGCCTCGCGGGCGTCAATGGCAAGGCCATACACCTCGCCCCCGCCGGGTGCCGACGCGATGCGACGTTCGGTGTAGTCGAGAGGACCCACATCGAAGAGGTGGGCCAGGCCCTGCCGGCCCTCGACCTCGGCCAGCAACACCTTGTGCCCGTTGGCCGCCAGGGCCAGAGCGAGCGCGGCCGAGACCGTCGTCTTTCCGACGCCGCCCTTCCCGGTGACGACGTGCAGCCGTACGCCTTCCCAGTCACTCATAGATGCCCAAGCCTATGCTGCGACCTGCTGGGACTATCAAGCAATGTGGCCGATGACATGATCAGGTGTCACGACGCGGGGCGGGCGTCAAGCCGCGACGACCGCCCCGCGCTGCTGGAGCACCTGAGAACGCCTACTTCGTTTCCAGATCCCGGCGACGGAAGCCGTACAGCCCGAACGCGTACAGCCCAGCCGCGACCGCGGTGAGGATCAACAACGGGACTATGTCGAAGTCGGCAGAGGGCACCTGCGGCACGTGCCCGAACGGGGTGAGATTTCTGGTCCACTCCGGCACCTGAAGGATGTTTCCCAAGTAGACGACCACAAAGCTATACACCACGATGAGCCAGGTCAGCATCGTTGCTCGCGGCACCCAAGCCATCAGGGCAACCGCCACACCGGCGGTAACCCAAAGCGCCGGAACGTAGACGAGCGAGCCGGCCAATAGGTCGCCGAACACGGCGTTCTCCCCTGCCGCTGCCACACCGGCGCCGGCGAAGCCGATGCCAACGAGCAACAGCATGGCCAGGCCACCGATGCTCGCGATCGCCAAGTGGCTGCTGAGCCACTTGGACCGGGATACGGCCGTGGACAACAGGGGTTCAGCGCGACCACTCGTCTCCTCGGAACGTGGCCGCTGCATGGCGAGCACGACGTAAATCGAGCTGATAATCGCCATGATGGCCAGGACCTGTGCGCTGAAAGCCTCCAACGCGGTCCCGCCAAGGCCTTCAGTGAGCTCTGCGAACGCTGTGACGTCTTCCAGCAAGCTCTCCACGTCACCGAGGATTGACCCGTACGAAGCACCCAGCAGCATCACCCCGATGCCGAAGCCGATCAACAAGCCGCGATGCAACCGCACCGCGAAGCCGAGCGGCGTGGTGAGCGAATCCGACGCGGTTGGCTTGCCCAGGCGCGCGGCCCGTAGGCCGGCTCCGACGTCTCGTTTTATCGACAGGTAGTAGCCGATGGCAGCGAACGCGACGGCTGCCACGACCGCGATCAGCAACGGCCACCAACGGTTGTCGACATAGACCCTGGTCTCCTGCGCCCAACCGATCGGCGAGAGCCAGTTCAGCGCGTTCTCACCGGCGTCTCCCATGGCCCGGAGCACATATGCGACGCCGAGCGCCGAGAATCCCCAGCCAGCGGCGCCACGGGAGTATCCGGTGATCTGAATCGCGATGGCGGCGATACCGGCGAACGCGAGGCCGACAACGATGTGCCCGGTTCCGTACAGCCATGATCCGGCCCAATCGACCGTCGGAACGTCCATGGCTCCGAGCCCCACCGCCATCAACAGGCCGACCGCCACATTGGCGAAGCCGACTATGATCAGTGCCGAAGTCAAATAGGCGTGCCGCCCAACCACCGAGGCACGGACCAGTTCGGCGCGGTTGGCCTCTTCCTCGGCGCGAGTGTGCCGGACCATGGTCAGGATGCTCATGATCGCCACCGCGATGAGAGTGAACCAGAACATCTGCTGGCCCATCATCGAGCCGTAGCTGGTGCCTTCCACCCCGGCGTGGTTGACGCCGACCATGGCGATCATGGCCGGGCTGTCAAGAGTCTGCGCGATTTCGAGCAGCTCTTCGCGGTCGCCGTAGTTCTCTTCCCAGGTCGCATTGATCAGCAGCGTCATCAGGACGATGCCGCCGGCCCAGAGCGACAGCCGAACTCGATCCCGGCGGAGGCCAAACCGTACAAGTGTGCCGGTTCCGGCCAGCGTGTTCTGCCGCCCGGGTTCGGTCCGGTGCCGAGCCGGCGGGGCAGTGATTGCCGTGGCCATCAGGACTCCTCTGCGCCGCGCCCGTTGGCGTGCGCACCCGCGCCATTGCTTTGAAGGTCATCGCCGTAATGGCGCAGCATCAGCTCTTCGAGTGTCGGCGGGTGGCTGGTGAGACTGCGGATGCCGAGCTGACTCAACTGCTTGACGGCGCCGTCGAGGTGTTCGCCGTCGACCGCGAAGCGCACTCGGCCGTCGTCGTGTTCGAAATCGTGGATGCCGGGAAGCTCGGTCAGACCTGCGGGTGGCTGCGCTGTGACAGCCTCGACAGTAGTGCGAGTCAGGTGCCGCATCTCGGCCAGCGTGCCGGACTGCACCACCTCTCCCAGGCGGATGATGCTGATCTTGTCGCAGAGCTTCTCGACCTGGGCGAGGATGTGGCTGGAGAGCAAGACGGTCTTGCCCTCGTGTTTGGCCTGGTTGATGAAGTCCTGGAAGACGGTCTCCATCAACGGGTCCAGGCCAGCCGTGGGCTCATCCAAGATCAGCAGCTCAACGTCGGACGCAAGGGCGGCAATGATCGCCACTTTCTGCCGGTTTCCCTTGGAGTACGTACGTCCCTTTTTGGTCGGATCCAGATCGAAGCGCTCGATCAGCTCCTCACGGCGGGCCTGGTTCAATCCGCCACGCAGCCGTGCCAGTAGGTCGATGGCTTCCCCACCGGTCAGGTTGGGCCAGAGTTCGACGTCACCCGGCACATACGCCAGCCGCCTGTGCAGCTCCACCGCGTCGTTCCACGGGTCGCCCCCTAGCAACACCGCCCGACCGGAGTCCGCTCGCAGCAGCCCCAGCAACACCCGGATGGTGGTGGACTTCCCGGCCCCGTTGGGCCCCAGAAAGCCATGCACTTCGCCCGTCTCCACCTGCAGGTTCAGCCCGTTCAAGGCACGTGTCTGGCCAAAGGTCTTGACCACGCCAGTCACATCGATCGCTGTTGTCATGGCGATCACTTTACACATGCTTCACACTTTTGTGAAAGCTATGAATGGCGCTATTCTCGGCTCCTGAGACAATGGTCAGAAGTACGAGCCGGATAGCCACGAGGCCGGGACGTGGGCACCACCGTGAATCGCTTCCCTAGATCCACTGCAGCACGGAACACACGCTCCTGGCTACAAGATTGAACAGAGTCACGTCACATTGGGGGATTCGAGTTTGTCGACGACGCCAGACGACGCGGATGCCGGGCTCCTGCAGCAGGCCCAGCGCGACGAAGAAGCGCATCAGCAGAACGTCCTCAAGTTCGTGGAGCAGTTCGCCATGCTCCTCTCGGAGGCCGGTCTCCCTCGCATGTCGGCACGTGTCTTCGCGTATGTTCTGGCCGACGACGCCGAGATCTACACCGCACGCGAACTCTCAGAGGGACTACGGGTCAGCCCGGCCGCGGTGTCGGGAGCAGTTCGCCAGCTAGTTCAAGCCGGCCTGCTCGCCAAGGAGCGAGCGCCAGGTTCTCGCGTGGACCACTACCGGGTCTACGACGACGACATCTGGAGTTCCATCATGGCTCAGCGCCGGCCATTCATCGTCCGGACCTTGGAAGTGCTGTCGGAAGGCCTCGAGGTGATCGGCACCGAGCGCCCAGGTGGCCGCCGCATCCGCGAGACCATCGAGTTCTACCGCTTCATCGAAGAGCACATGTGGGCTGCCATGGCTGAATGGCAGAAGCATCGCCGGCACGCGGCGGACAGGGCGTTCACGGGCGGCAGCAGCGATCCAGGGAACCCGCCACATAAACCGGACACATCAGAAAAGTAATCTCGAAACTCCCGCCCCAGCCCCGGGGCACCCCGACGGCCCTCCTGGAAAGCGAACGACGTGGAACCTGCCTACCTTCTGGTGCCATTCCTTGGCGGCCTGGCCGCCATGGCCATCAGGCTTCCGCCCCTGGTCGGATTCCTCGGCGCAGGGTTCGCGCTCAACGCCATGGGATACGAAATCACCCCTGAGCTGAGCACCATCGCCGATCTCGGCGTCACGCTATTGCTTTTCACCATCGGCCTGAAACTCAACATCCGCACTCTCCTTCGAGGTGAGGTCTGGGGCGGGGCCACCATTCACATGCTGGCGTCCACTGGATTCCTGGTCGCCTTCTTGGCACTGCTGAAGTTCGCCGGGTTGTCCATGCTGCACGAAGCCGGCTGGACCACATTCGCCCTACTGGCATTCGCACTGTCTTTCTCGAGCACCGTCTTCGCTGTCAAGATCCTGGAGGAACGTAGCGAGACCCGATCCCTGTACGGACGGTTGGCGATCGGCGTGCTGATCATGCAGGACATTTTCGCCGTCGTCTTCCTCACGGCGTCGACGGGCGACCTCCCCAGTCCGTGGGCAGCCGGCCTTCTCCTGCTGATCCCGGCGGCACCGTTGCTCCGCAACCTGCTCGTCCGCGTCGGGCACGGCGAGATGCAGATCTTGTTCGGAGTGGTGCTCGCACTTGTCGTCGGTTACGCCCTGTTCGAACAAGTAGGAATCAAGGGTGACCTCGGAGCATTGATCGTGGGGATGCTGCTGGCGCCACATCCGGCCGCAAACGGGCTCTCCAAGGCCTTGTTCAATCTGAAAGAACTGTTCCTGGTCGGATTCTTCGTCTCGATCGGCTTGACAGCCCTGCCCACCTGGGAAACCGTCGGAGTCGCTCTGCTCCTCGTGGTTGTGCTGCCTTTGAAGAGTGCCCTGTTCATGGTGATCTTCTCCGGCTTCAAGTTGCGGCATCGCACATCGTTCTTGGCCTCGCTCAGTCTGAGCAACTTCTCCGAGTTCGGCCTGATCGTGGCGGTGCTTGCCGCAAGCCAGGGGTGGCTCGATGACGAATGGCTCGTCACGCTCTCTCTGACCGTGGCGCTCAGCTTCGCCCTCGCGGCATTACTCAACGCACGCAGCAGTCCGCTCCTCCGGCGGGCGCAGCGACACCTGCCCGATCAAGACCTGACCAAGCTGCATCCTGCGGACCGGCCCATCGACCTGGGCGATGCCGGAGCGGTGGTGTTGGGTATGGGACGCGTTGGGCGTGGCGCCTACGACCGCCTGTCGCAGGCCTACGGCATGCGGGTACTTGGCGTCGAGGCGGACGAGACCAAAGTCGCTCAGCTTCGAGCCAAGGGTTACACCGTCGTAGAAGGAGATGCGGCAGACCCGGACTTCTGGGAACGGCTTGAGTTGTCCGACCGCGTCGAACACGTCATCTTGGCCATGCCGCATCACGCGGGCAACGTCTTCGCCTTGGATCAACTTCAGGGAAGCTCGTTTCAGGGGCGCATTGCTGCCGTCGTCAAGCATCTCGATGAGATCGAGCCACTTCGCCGACAGGGTGCCCAAGCCGTGTTCAACCTGTACGACGAGGCCGGCTCGGCAGTCGCCGACAGCGCGATGAAGGCCGACGACACCGAACCACCACGGAGCTGACTCAACTCGCGATCAGCATCTTGTCCGGAACCCGTGGAGCCACGATGAACCGGTTGCGAGCCAACAGCATGACGCCGGAGGCGGCGACGACGGCCGCCAGCCCCGCCAAGACCGCGCCGCCGGCCCCCGCCACGAACCGCTCGCCCAGCAGCTGCAGCCCGATGGTCGCCGCAACGATCGGGTTGACGATCGTCAGCGTCGCCAGCGGGGCGCCTACTCCCGCGCGGTAGGCCGCCTGCGCCAGCAGCAGGCCACCGAAAGCCAGACCGACCATGATGGCCGAGGCCGGAGCGATCGCTTCAGTCCAGCCATGGTCGGACATCCGGACAGTGACAGTCCTGGCCATCGCCGACGCCACGCCGAACGCGACACCGGCAGCCGCGGCGTGCACCAGGCTGCGGGTCACCAGCCGCTTGGCGCCCATCGCGGCCACGACCAAACCAGCCATGATGCCGACCGCCACCACCGTGAGCGCCCGGACCTCCGACGAGCTCAATGCGATCCTTGGGCCCTCGGCCGTCGTCAGATGCAGCAGCAGGCCCAGACCTGCCATGGTCAGGGCCACGCCGAGCCATTCGGCCCGCACCACCCGCCGCCCGGCCAGCGCAGCTGAAAGGGTCAACGCCAGGACGAGGGTCAACGCGCCCAATGGCTGCACCACCGTCAGCGGCCCGAAATGTAGCGCGACGATGTGCAGTGACGAGGCGATACCGGTCAGAACGACCGCCCACCACCATCGAGCCCGCCGCAACAGCCTCAATGTACCTAACCGGCGAGCAGGCGAAGCGCTGTGCGCACCGGCGATCCGCTCCTGGAACACCGCCGCCGAGGCGTGGAACGTGGCAGCGGCGATCGACAACGTCACCGCAATGCCCCAAGCGTTCACGCAGAGATCCTTGCACTAATCCGTGATGGGGCAACAACCCCCTGCCATGCTTGAGCATGATACGCGAGATTCACAAATTCATGAATTCTGAATATCGTGAATGTATGGCGCAAGACGAACACTCCGCAACCGCGAGCCGCGCCCACCGTCACTCCCAGGACGCGCAGAACTCCGGGCCGGCCACTGCCCACGAGACGGACGAAGCGTGGTGGCGGGTCGTGGACCGCCTCGCACTCGTCTTCTCCGACGGCGGTCTCAGCCGGATGCCCGCCCGGGTCTTCGCCTTCGTGCTGGTCGACGACGATGAACGCTACACCGCACGCCAGCTGGCGGATGGTCTGCAGGTGAGTCCGGCGGCCATATCCGGTGCACTCCAGAGCCTCGTCAGCGTCGGCCTGCTGGCTCGAGAACGTGAGCCCGGCAGCCGCGCCGACGTGTACCGCGTGTACGACGGCGATGTCTGGGCACGGATCATGCAGCAACGGGAGCCGGTAACTGCGCGATACGAGTCGGTCCTGCGCGAAGGCGCGGCCGCCCTGGCACCAGGCCAAGGCGCCCGCCGGCTCCACGAAAGCGCCGAGTACATGAGTTTCATGCACCAGACCATCCGCCAGGCCGTCATGCAGTGGCACGAGTACCGGCGGCAACTGAACCTCGACCCGCCGGCCGGCAGCCGCCACCCCTCGTAGCCAGGCGCCGTCATTGCCTCAAGCACCAAGACCCCGCGGGTTCTAAGCGCTCTTCGACTGGTCCTCCCACTCGAGCCGGTCCACCGCGTCGAGAATGCGGTCCACGCCGGGCAGGTAATGATGCTCGTACAGCGGCGGCGGGTACGGCACGTCGAAGCCGGTGACCCGCAGAACCGGCGCGTCGAGGGAATAGAAGCAACGCTCCTGGATACGGGCGACGAGTTCGGCACCGATTCCGGCGAAGCCGTTGGCCTCGGTGACCACCACACAACGTCCGGTCCGGGTGACGGAGCCGACGATCGTGGCATCGTCCAAGGGAACCAGCGTACGCAGATCGACTACTTCGATGTCCAAGCCTTGCTCGGTGGCCGCCTCCGCGGCTTCCAGTGCCGTAGGAACGGTCGTGCCATACGCGATAAGGGTGATGTCGGACCCGGTCCGCCGGATCGACGCCTGACCGAAACCGGCGGTGCGAACCGGCATACTGGCTTCGGACTTGGTCCAGTACAACTTCTTCGGCTCCATGAACACGACCGGGTCGGGATCGTCGATCGCCTCACGCAGCAGCGAGTACGCATCCTCCACCGTCGCCGGCGTGACCACTTTGAGCCCGGGTATGTGCGCGTAGTGGCTCTCCGACGAGTCGGAGTGATGCTCCACTCCGCCGATCCCGCCTCCGTAGGGAATCCGGATCACCATGGGCACATGAACCGCGCCGCGAGTCCGGTTCCGGATCTTCGCCACATGCGAGGCGAGCTGTTCGAACGCGGGATAGGCGAAGGCGTCGAACTGCATCTCGATCACCGGCCGGAACCCCTGCATCGCCATGCCGACCGCGAAGCCGGCGATACCGCTCTCCGCCAGGGGTGTGTCGAAACAGCGGTCCTCGCCGAATTCCTCAGCCAACCCGGCCGTGACAGTGAAGACACCGCCGAGTGTGCCGACGTCTTCTCCGAATACGACGACAGAGCTGTCGGCTTGCATCGCATCGCGCATCGCGGCATTCAGCGCCTGAGCCATCGAGATCGCCATCACGCCTCCTGCGCCAGTTCGGCTTCCAGCTGAGAACGTTGTTCACGCAATTGTGGAGTCGGCTCGGCGAACACGTAATCGAAGATCTCCAGCGGATGCACCTCCGGGTTGGCGTTCAGCTGTGGCCGCATTCCCGTCGCGAAGTCTTCCGCGGCGTCATTAGCCGCCTTGATGTCGCTGTCGGTCAGAACACCGGCGGCCGAGAGGTAGGCCTCGAGCCGAGTCATCGGATCGCGCTCGATCCATTCCTCGGCCTCCGAGGCGTCCCGGTAGCGGCCGACCGGGTCGGCGTTGGTATGCGCGTCCATCCGGTACGTGTGGGCTTCGACCAAGACCGGTCCGCGGCCGGTCCGGGCGAACGCCACGGCGTCCGAGAGGACCGACACCACGGCCACGGCGTCGTTGCCGTCCACCTGCTCACTCCGGATCCCGTAGCCGACCCCCTTGTGAGCCAACGAGGGCGCGGCCGACTGCCGCGACAACGGCACCGAGATCGCATACCTGTTGTTCTGCACCAGGAACACCACCGGCGCGTTGAAGACCGCGGCGAAGTTCAATGCTTCGTGGAAATCTCCCTCACTGGTTCCGCCGTCGCCGACATAAACCATCGCGACAAGGTCCTCGCCCCGGCGTCGTGCCGCGTATGCCAGCCCAACAGCGTGTGGCATGTGGGTTGCCAGCGGGGTGCACTGCGGTGCCGTTCGAGTAGCCATCGGGTCATAGCCGCAATGCCAATCTCCGCGAAGCAACCCCAGAGCCTCAACCGGGTCGATTCCCCGGGAAATCAGCGCCACCGTGTCCCGATAGGTGGGGAAGAGCCAATCCCGCTCGTCGAGCACAACCACGCCACCGACCTGGCAAGCTTCCTGCCCGCGTGATGATGGATAAACGGCCAGCCGGCCCATCTTCGTCAATGCGGTCGCTTCGGTATTGAACCGGCGCCCCACCACCATGGCCCGATAGGCCGACAACAAGAGCTTTTCCGACGGGAATTCGTACCCGTTGCGTTCAGCCCGCGGCGCCAGCTCGCCATCCGGGGTCACAAATCGCACCGGCGAATCCGACGGCAGGTGCTGAACCTCGTTCTTGGTGGCAGCTTCCAGACCCGCATCCGGATGCGGTGCCCCAGAGCCCCTGCCGGGTGCACTCCTCTCAGACATCGCGTGCCCCCTGTACCGTCCCGGTTTCCGCCTTGAGGAACTGCGCCAAAACCATCGGCATCACCCGCTCACCCTCACCCTTTCCACAACGACAATAGTCCGGACGTTTCCCTCGGCGCGATCAGCTCACGATCGCCCTCTGGAAACACCCGGACGCGACCGAGCGGCCGGAGGTCCGGACCAGCACACTGAGAAATCGCGCGAACTTCACATCTTTTCCAGTCCGCTGGTCTTGACTTCAAATCCTGCGCTCGATGGGATGGTCTT carries:
- a CDS encoding ArsA family ATPase yields the protein MSDWEGVRLHVVTGKGGVGKTTVSAALALALAANGHKVLLAEVEGRQGLAHLFDVGPLDYTERRIASAPGGGEVYGLAIDAREAMHEYLTLFYKLGRAARALDRVGFVEFATTIAPGLRDVLLTGKTYESTRRQTSGGAYVYDAVILDAPPTGRVTRFLDVNASVSSLARVGPVHRQATSITKLLHSPRTAVHVVTLLEDMPVQEAVDTVTELGETEIPVGAVIVNQVRKPHLNGEERILAKQRELDREAIVAGLQAAAVPHTPATLDRLAAEAADHAARLDLEDDARVDLSTLERPMYDLPHLPDGIDPTAVYELAEILQEQGAA
- a CDS encoding ABC transporter permease gives rise to the protein MATAITAPPARHRTEPGRQNTLAGTGTLVRFGLRRDRVRLSLWAGGIVLMTLLINATWEENYGDREELLEIAQTLDSPAMIAMVGVNHAGVEGTSYGSMMGQQMFWFTLIAVAIMSILTMVRHTRAEEEANRAELVRASVVGRHAYLTSALIIVGFANVAVGLLMAVGLGAMDVPTVDWAGSWLYGTGHIVVGLAFAGIAAIAIQITGYSRGAAGWGFSALGVAYVLRAMGDAGENALNWLSPIGWAQETRVYVDNRWWPLLIAVVAAVAFAAIGYYLSIKRDVGAGLRAARLGKPTASDSLTTPLGFAVRLHRGLLIGFGIGVMLLGASYGSILGDVESLLEDVTAFAELTEGLGGTALEAFSAQVLAIMAIISSIYVVLAMQRPRSEETSGRAEPLLSTAVSRSKWLSSHLAIASIGGLAMLLLVGIGFAGAGVAAAGENAVFGDLLAGSLVYVPALWVTAGVAVALMAWVPRATMLTWLIVVYSFVVVYLGNILQVPEWTRNLTPFGHVPQVPSADFDIVPLLILTAVAAGLYAFGLYGFRRRDLETK
- a CDS encoding ABC transporter ATP-binding protein — its product is MTTAIDVTGVVKTFGQTRALNGLNLQVETGEVHGFLGPNGAGKSTTIRVLLGLLRADSGRAVLLGGDPWNDAVELHRRLAYVPGDVELWPNLTGGEAIDLLARLRGGLNQARREELIERFDLDPTKKGRTYSKGNRQKVAIIAALASDVELLILDEPTAGLDPLMETVFQDFINQAKHEGKTVLLSSHILAQVEKLCDKISIIRLGEVVQSGTLAEMRHLTRTTVEAVTAQPPAGLTELPGIHDFEHDDGRVRFAVDGEHLDGAVKQLSQLGIRSLTSHPPTLEELMLRHYGDDLQSNGAGAHANGRGAEES
- a CDS encoding GbsR/MarR family transcriptional regulator, giving the protein MSTTPDDADAGLLQQAQRDEEAHQQNVLKFVEQFAMLLSEAGLPRMSARVFAYVLADDAEIYTARELSEGLRVSPAAVSGAVRQLVQAGLLAKERAPGSRVDHYRVYDDDIWSSIMAQRRPFIVRTLEVLSEGLEVIGTERPGGRRIRETIEFYRFIEEHMWAAMAEWQKHRRHAADRAFTGGSSDPGNPPHKPDTSEK
- a CDS encoding cation:proton antiporter; this encodes MEPAYLLVPFLGGLAAMAIRLPPLVGFLGAGFALNAMGYEITPELSTIADLGVTLLLFTIGLKLNIRTLLRGEVWGGATIHMLASTGFLVAFLALLKFAGLSMLHEAGWTTFALLAFALSFSSTVFAVKILEERSETRSLYGRLAIGVLIMQDIFAVVFLTASTGDLPSPWAAGLLLLIPAAPLLRNLLVRVGHGEMQILFGVVLALVVGYALFEQVGIKGDLGALIVGMLLAPHPAANGLSKALFNLKELFLVGFFVSIGLTALPTWETVGVALLLVVVLPLKSALFMVIFSGFKLRHRTSFLASLSLSNFSEFGLIVAVLAASQGWLDDEWLVTLSLTVALSFALAALLNARSSPLLRRAQRHLPDQDLTKLHPADRPIDLGDAGAVVLGMGRVGRGAYDRLSQAYGMRVLGVEADETKVAQLRAKGYTVVEGDAADPDFWERLELSDRVEHVILAMPHHAGNVFALDQLQGSSFQGRIAAVVKHLDEIEPLRRQGAQAVFNLYDEAGSAVADSAMKADDTEPPRS
- a CDS encoding DMT family transporter, coding for MNAWGIAVTLSIAAATFHASAAVFQERIAGAHSASPARRLGTLRLLRRARWWWAVVLTGIASSLHIVALHFGPLTVVQPLGALTLVLALTLSAALAGRRVVRAEWLGVALTMAGLGLLLHLTTAEGPRIALSSSEVRALTVVAVGIMAGLVVAAMGAKRLVTRSLVHAAAAGVAFGVASAMARTVTVRMSDHGWTEAIAPASAIMVGLAFGGLLLAQAAYRAGVGAPLATLTIVNPIVAATIGLQLLGERFVAGAGGAVLAGLAAVVAASGVMLLARNRFIVAPRVPDKMLIAS
- a CDS encoding GbsR/MarR family transcriptional regulator, which translates into the protein MAQDEHSATASRAHRHSQDAQNSGPATAHETDEAWWRVVDRLALVFSDGGLSRMPARVFAFVLVDDDERYTARQLADGLQVSPAAISGALQSLVSVGLLAREREPGSRADVYRVYDGDVWARIMQQREPVTARYESVLREGAAALAPGQGARRLHESAEYMSFMHQTIRQAVMQWHEYRRQLNLDPPAGSRHPS
- a CDS encoding alpha-ketoacid dehydrogenase subunit beta, whose amino-acid sequence is MAISMAQALNAAMRDAMQADSSVVVFGEDVGTLGGVFTVTAGLAEEFGEDRCFDTPLAESGIAGFAVGMAMQGFRPVIEMQFDAFAYPAFEQLASHVAKIRNRTRGAVHVPMVIRIPYGGGIGGVEHHSDSSESHYAHIPGLKVVTPATVEDAYSLLREAIDDPDPVVFMEPKKLYWTKSEASMPVRTAGFGQASIRRTGSDITLIAYGTTVPTALEAAEAATEQGLDIEVVDLRTLVPLDDATIVGSVTRTGRCVVVTEANGFAGIGAELVARIQERCFYSLDAPVLRVTGFDVPYPPPLYEHHYLPGVDRILDAVDRLEWEDQSKSA
- a CDS encoding thiamine pyrophosphate-dependent dehydrogenase E1 component subunit alpha; translation: MSERSAPGRGSGAPHPDAGLEAATKNEVQHLPSDSPVRFVTPDGELAPRAERNGYEFPSEKLLLSAYRAMVVGRRFNTEATALTKMGRLAVYPSSRGQEACQVGGVVVLDERDWLFPTYRDTVALISRGIDPVEALGLLRGDWHCGYDPMATRTAPQCTPLATHMPHAVGLAYAARRRGEDLVAMVYVGDGGTSEGDFHEALNFAAVFNAPVVFLVQNNRYAISVPLSRQSAAPSLAHKGVGYGIRSEQVDGNDAVAVVSVLSDAVAFARTGRGPVLVEAHTYRMDAHTNADPVGRYRDASEAEEWIERDPMTRLEAYLSAAGVLTDSDIKAANDAAEDFATGMRPQLNANPEVHPLEIFDYVFAEPTPQLREQRSQLEAELAQEA